A genome region from Clostridium pasteurianum includes the following:
- a CDS encoding DegV family protein: MNSNIQGDTLKNQNYEFAILVDSCCDVPEEYLEKYPIYVLPLRINYKGKSYRDRIDISPEEIYRKLSIEIPTTSLPEYSDVEEVFDNIIKDGYNKIISISISSNLSGTFNLIRLVSEEFKEKGIDIYLFDTKNIAIGSGMYAISVADNLEEGKSYKETIQLLKSEYGNSKVFFCVETLEYLRKGGRIGRVASMLGSALGVKPIITCDEDGTYCIAGKERGSKRCIKKVIALVNEFASRGKKAQISIMCSGERIELPEIKNKLEQLLPNSIVKIQGQISPVLGVHVGPGLIGIAVLINV; this comes from the coding sequence ATGAATAGTAATATACAAGGTGATACTTTAAAAAACCAAAACTATGAGTTTGCAATATTAGTTGATTCATGTTGTGATGTACCAGAAGAATACTTAGAAAAGTACCCAATTTATGTATTACCACTCAGAATAAATTATAAAGGAAAGTCATATAGAGATAGAATTGACATTTCTCCAGAAGAAATATATAGAAAACTCAGCATAGAAATTCCAACTACATCTCTGCCAGAATATAGTGATGTAGAAGAGGTATTTGATAACATAATTAAAGATGGATATAATAAAATCATATCAATTAGCATTTCAAGTAATTTAAGCGGAACTTTTAATCTTATTAGATTGGTTAGCGAAGAATTTAAAGAAAAGGGAATTGACATATATTTATTTGACACAAAGAATATTGCTATTGGAAGCGGTATGTATGCGATTTCAGTAGCAGATAATTTAGAGGAAGGAAAAAGCTACAAGGAAACAATACAGCTATTGAAGTCAGAGTATGGCAATTCAAAAGTTTTCTTTTGTGTTGAAACTTTAGAGTACTTAAGGAAAGGTGGTAGAATTGGACGTGTAGCCTCTATGCTTGGATCAGCACTTGGTGTAAAGCCAATTATTACCTGTGATGAAGATGGTACATATTGTATTGCTGGAAAAGAACGTGGCTCTAAAAGATGTATTAAAAAGGTTATTGCATTGGTGAATGAATTTGCAAGCAGGGGGAAAAAGGCTCAAATTTCAATTATGTGCAGTGGAGAGAGAATAGAATTGCCGGAAATTAAGAATAAACTTGAACAGCTACTTCCTAATAGTATAGTAAAAATACAGGGACAGATAAGTCCTGTATTAGGTGTACATGTTGGACCGGGGTTAATAGGAATTGCAGTGCTTATAAATGTATAA
- a CDS encoding response regulator transcription factor, with amino-acid sequence MAHILICDDDIAVHTSLGIYLEADDFLYTSVYDGRESLKKALEGKFDLVILDIMMPYLSGIDICKEIRKVSKIPIIMLTAKGEEIDILLGLELGADDYIVKPFNPREVVARVKTVLRRLEDINVRKVASVVRFGDLEVNASTYKLLLNNVQINAAPKEIEILFMLISNSGKALSRDEILDKVWGADYTYVDRRTIDTHINRIRSHLPRDYAERIQSVYGVGYKFEAGI; translated from the coding sequence ATGGCGCATATCTTGATATGTGATGATGATATAGCAGTTCATACCTCTCTTGGTATATATCTAGAGGCAGATGATTTTTTATATACAAGCGTATATGATGGAAGAGAGTCACTAAAAAAAGCATTAGAAGGAAAATTTGATCTTGTTATTTTAGATATTATGATGCCATATTTGTCAGGAATTGATATATGTAAAGAAATACGTAAAGTATCTAAAATCCCAATTATTATGTTAACTGCAAAAGGAGAAGAAATTGATATTCTTTTAGGCCTTGAGCTTGGTGCAGATGATTATATTGTAAAGCCATTTAACCCAAGGGAAGTGGTTGCAAGAGTTAAAACTGTACTTAGAAGGCTAGAAGATATAAATGTAAGGAAAGTGGCATCGGTTGTTAGATTTGGTGATCTTGAAGTAAATGCTTCAACTTATAAATTACTTTTAAATAATGTTCAAATTAATGCAGCTCCAAAGGAAATTGAAATATTATTTATGCTTATATCAAATTCAGGTAAAGCACTTTCAAGAGATGAAATACTAGATAAGGTATGGGGTGCAGATTATACTTATGTAGATAGAAGAACAATAGATACCCATATTAACAGGATTCGTTCACATTTGCCTAGGGATTATGCTGAAAGAATTCAATCTGTTTACGGAGTAGGATATAAGTTTGAGGCGGGAATATGA
- a CDS encoding HAMP domain-containing histidine kinase, whose product MKKREQYLNIKSSYVKIIFIVMLTLILASIGLSIVFYGFYGSYIEERIKTANQIVFGVNTGVLCSMLITLVVVCPIVLYASRKVVSPLVEMKKVAIAMSEGDFSVRAKDNYSGEIGQLAVTLNQLASELSKTINSLTIEGNLLRQILNSMSDGLLEFDLDQKVNLKNRTFEEMFDIEFGMEELEDDLREIMRKVSLGAIKNQKTEITTCDFKEKSILISGSPIRSEDDSIVGTVLIFRDVTESTRLEQTRKDYVANVSHELRSPLTAVKGLIIPLKEGMVKDEEKKTHFYEIIYNEVERLNGLVNDLFELSRLQSRNTPFDMQVVDVSNILYDQQDKFQILMEDKNMKLIVKKSETPIYAKGNIDRIGQVLTILIDNALKFAKDSSIITLSAKNDSGKTIISVYNTGSMINNENLSLIFDRFYKVDKSHKEEGAGLGLAIAKEVVTRMNGNISVKSDGENETCFSFELESGSLI is encoded by the coding sequence ATGAAAAAAAGAGAACAATATTTGAATATAAAAAGCTCATATGTTAAGATTATTTTTATTGTAATGCTAACACTTATACTAGCATCAATAGGACTGTCAATTGTGTTTTATGGTTTTTATGGAAGTTACATTGAGGAAAGAATTAAGACTGCAAATCAAATAGTATTTGGAGTAAATACAGGAGTTCTTTGCTCTATGCTTATCACCTTAGTAGTTGTGTGTCCAATTGTTTTGTATGCATCAAGAAAAGTGGTTAGTCCACTAGTGGAAATGAAAAAAGTTGCAATTGCCATGTCAGAGGGTGATTTTTCAGTTCGTGCAAAGGATAATTATAGTGGAGAAATTGGACAACTGGCAGTTACATTAAATCAATTAGCATCAGAACTTTCTAAAACAATTAATTCACTTACTATTGAAGGCAATTTATTGAGACAGATACTTAACTCTATGAGCGATGGATTATTGGAATTTGATTTAGATCAAAAAGTAAATTTGAAAAATCGAACATTTGAAGAGATGTTTGATATAGAATTTGGCATGGAAGAATTAGAAGATGATTTACGTGAAATAATGAGAAAAGTATCTTTAGGGGCAATTAAAAATCAAAAAACAGAAATAACTACATGTGACTTCAAGGAAAAGAGTATTTTAATTTCAGGTTCTCCAATACGTTCTGAGGATGATAGTATTGTAGGTACAGTACTTATTTTTAGGGATGTTACTGAATCTACAAGACTTGAGCAGACTAGAAAAGACTATGTAGCAAATGTTTCTCATGAACTGAGATCACCACTTACAGCTGTAAAGGGGTTAATTATTCCACTTAAAGAGGGAATGGTTAAGGACGAAGAAAAGAAAACTCATTTTTATGAAATTATTTATAATGAAGTTGAAAGGCTAAATGGATTGGTAAACGATTTATTTGAATTGTCAAGGCTACAGTCGAGGAATACGCCTTTTGACATGCAAGTTGTTGATGTTTCAAATATATTATATGATCAGCAGGATAAATTTCAAATTCTAATGGAAGACAAAAATATGAAGTTAATAGTAAAGAAAAGTGAAACCCCAATATATGCAAAAGGAAATATTGATCGTATTGGACAAGTACTCACAATTTTGATTGACAATGCTTTAAAATTTGCAAAGGATAGCAGTATAATTACACTGTCTGCAAAAAATGACAGTGGAAAGACAATAATATCTGTATATAATACAGGCTCTATGATTAATAATGAAAATTTATCCCTTATATTTGATAGATTTTACAAAGTAGATAAATCTCATAAAGAAGAAGGCGCTGGACTCGGTTTAGCTATAGCTAAGGAAGTAGTTACGAGAATGAATGGAAACATAAGTGTAAAAAGTGACGGGGAGAATGAGACTTGTTTTAGCTTTGAGTTAGAGTCAGGAAGCCTCATTTAA